A single region of the Malaclemys terrapin pileata isolate rMalTer1 chromosome 4, rMalTer1.hap1, whole genome shotgun sequence genome encodes:
- the ARF6 gene encoding ADP-ribosylation factor 6, whose product MGKVLSKIFGNKEMRILMLGLDAAGKTTILYKLKLGQSVTTIPTVGFNVETVTYKNVKFNVWDVGGQDKIRPLWRHYYTGTQGLIFVVDCADRDRIDEARQELHRIINDREMRDAIILIFANKQDLPDAMKPHEIQEKLGLTRIRDRNWYVQPSCATTGDGLYEGLTWLTSNYKS is encoded by the coding sequence ATGGGCAAGGTGCTGTCCAAGATCTTCGGCAACAAGGAGATGCGGATCCTGATGCTGGGGCTGGACGCGGCCGGTAAAACCACCATCCTGTACAAACTGAAGCTGGGCCAGTCCGTCACCACCATCCCCACCGTGGGCTTCAACGTGGAGACGGTGACTTACAAAAACGTCAAGTTCAACGTGTGGGATGTCGGGGGCCAGGACAAGATCCGCCCCCTGTGGCGGCACTACTACACGGGCACGCAGGGGTTAATCTTCGTGGTGGATTGCGCCGACCGCGACCGCATCGACGAGGCCCGCCAGGAGCTGCACCGCATCATCAACGACCGGGAGATGCGGGACGCCATCATCCTGATCTTCGCCAACAAGCAGGACCTGCCCGATGCTATGAAACCCCATGAAATCCAGGAGAAACTGGGCCTCACCCGAATCAGGGATAGGAATTGGTACGTGCAGCCCTCCTGTGCTACCACAGGGGATGGACTCTATGAAGGGCTGACATGGTTAACGTCCAATTATAAATCCTAA